Part of the Tolypothrix sp. PCC 7910 genome, GTAGGTTTTCCCCAAGTTATATTGTTATCTTTTTGACCCAATACTGCATAGATATCATACTTTGCCCGTTCAAATTGCTCGGCCCAAGCACGGTAAGCTTCAACTTTTTGATACTCTTTTGAGCCTTGCCAAGCTAACCAGAAAAACATTGCTAACAGCGGCAACCACAATAGACCATGTTCCATTGTTTCAAAAGTCCTGAGTGCTAAGTGAAAGTTTTAACTTAAGTGCAAAATACACCAACTAGAGGCACAGATAAGTTATCGTAGTGAGCAACTGGCAAAAAGCGGTGATGACTTTATATGAGAAGGCTTATATTATTTTGCTTGTTTCTCATTGGGCTGGGGGCGGCTGTATTTGGGTTCCTCAATTTTCAGGGACTAGCAGCCAAAGGTGAGTTTAAGACGATTCTGCTTGATTTTCGTGAAGATATACCTAAAGAGGTAGTAGAGAAAGATTTGCAAGCGATGGCTCAACAATACCAGGTTACACCCCAACTCGATAATAAATTTTCAGCAAAAGATAATGTATATATTATCGAAGGCGATCGCCAACGGCTGAAAGAACTGCAAAAATCCAAATTCAAGTCGGCTACAGAATTTATCGAGCCAAATTATATTTACAAGATTCCCCAACCGGGTAAAGCTGCTTTTTTGGGAGAATTTTTACAACCCAATGAAGATGAAGAGAATGTAAGTCCTTCATTAACTGGCCCCAATGACCAGTATTACAGTAAGCAGTGGAACTTGCATAATATTGGCATTGAAGGCGCGTGGAGTCAAACCAAGGGCAGTGGCATTACGGTTGCTGTCATTGACACTGGGATCACTCGCGTGCGCGACTTATATGAAACGAAATTTGTTAAAGGCTACGATTTCGTTAACGATAGAGAAGAAGCTAAAGACGATAACGGACATGGTACCCATGTTGCAGGTACTATTGCCCAAGCTACCAATAATAAATATGGTGTAGCTGGTATTGCCTACGAAGCCAATCTCATGCCCTTGAAGGTATTGAATGATTATGGTGGTGGTACAGTTGCCGATATTGCCGAAGCGATTAAATTTGCTGCTGATAAAGGCGCAGATGTAATTAATATGAGCTTGGGTGGTGGCGGTGAAAGCCAGTTAATGAAGCAAGCTATTGACTATGCCCACAATAAAGGCGTTGTGATTGTAGCGGCGGCTGGTAACGAAAATGCTAACGGTGCTAGCTATCCAGCGCGTTATCCCCATGTGATCGGCGTTTCAGCATATGGCCCAGATAGCGAAAAAGCCCCATATTCTAACTTTGGTGCTGGTGTTGATATTTCTGCCCCTGGTGGTAGCGATGCTGGCAAGATTCTCCAAGAAACCATCAATGAGCAAGGTGAAGGGGTATTTCTTGGCTTCCAAGGTACCAGTATGGCAGCCCCCCATGTTGCTGGTGTAGCTGCATTAATCAGAGCTAAAGGTATCACAGACCCCGATGAAGTTTTAAAAGTCCTCAAACAATCTTCCCGAGTTATCCAAGAAGATGGTTTGAACTACTACGGTGCTGGGCTACTAAATGCTGAAGCAGCCGTTAAACTTGCCACTGAAGGTCAAATTAGCTTCTCTGATTTCTTCCGTTGGTTAAGGGATAACGGCTATCTCAACCCTGGATTTTGGATTGATGGCGGTGCTGTAGCGCTGTTACCCAAAATTTTGATGGTACTGGGTTCTTATCTACTAGCTTGGTTTTTAAGAGTTTACTTTCCTTTCACTTGGAGTTGGTCTTTATCCAGTGGTTTAATTGCTGGTAGTTCAGGATTATTCTTCCTCAAGGGAATTTATATCTTTGACCTTCCTCAATGGCCTTTCCGGCTTTTGGGTAGTTCCATCCCCGAATTAGGCAACAGTCTCCAAGGAACTGGTGATTTAAATCCCTTATTTGCTAGCGTATTGATTCCTATTGTTCTCGTTGCATTACTTTTGGGACATCCTAGCGGCAAATGGTTTGCCATTGGCTCTACCCTTGGTGTAGCAGCTTGTTTAACAGTCAGTGCCATTTCCGATCCTGCAGTTTGGGGTTTGGGCAGTAGCTACTTAGCTCGCGTTTTCTTGATTGCTAATGCTCTACTGTGTTATGGATTAGCTCGGTTAGCGTTGAAAAACGAAAGGCAAGTAGCTTAGTTAATTAGCTGATATGCAGTAGAGAAAATATTCTCTTATTCAGGCTCAAGGAGGATGAGAAAAAGGGGATAAACAATTCAAAATTCACAATTATCCCCTATTTCCTCCGAGCAAATACCAAACACCCAACACCAAATAACAATCAGCAATTATATGAGTACTACAGTTACAGGCACTATAGAACACCGCGACATTGGTATGGGCGCTTGGGCGCTAGTTACCGATGAAGGCGTTACTTATGAACTTCCTAGAAGTGTAGATAAAAAATTATTAAAAGCAGGACAAAAAGCCAAGGTTACAGGCAAGGTACGTGAAGATATCATGACTACTGCCATGATTGGCCCTGTCCTAGAAGTAAAATCTTTTGATGTAATTAGTTCTGATTAGCTGCAGACGCTAAAACTTCTTGTAAACGGCTTCTAAATTCACCTTTGGGATGCCCTCCTTTAACCTCACCAATAATCTGAAACTCTCCTTCAGGAGAATCACAGAGAATGTAGGTAGGCCATCCCATTTCTGATTTATCGGGATACTGAGTTAACAAAATCTTGCGATACTTGCGATAAGTAGCTGTATCCTGCATTTTGACATCAATGAATTGCAAACCGAGTTCTTCAACTACCTTTTGGTCATAAAATGACATTTTGTGGCAAATGCCGCATTCTTCCGAAGAGAACTTAATTACTGCTAAATTCATTTGACTGTGCGACTATTTGGATATAGGCAAATTATTCTAGCAGAAAATGTTGAATCTTGGCAGCATGGTGCGGCAAATAGTAATAAATACTAGCCTTGCTCAAGCTAAATTCTGGAAAAATAATTAAAAATTATGCCAATTTGGCAGAGATATTGTGGAATAACAATATGTACCAGCCTAATAACCCCTAAAAAGGTAGAAATTTAGTCAGGGAAAGGCATAACGAGTATCGAAAAATAATGATAAGATAGATGTAATTAACGGTGACAGCAAGATAAGCGATCGCTAAGACACAATATCAGAAATTTAATTTCATAGCGCATTTTTTGTGCTATAATATATGCCTCGTCAATTATCAGTGGGCAGCTAGAGGCAAATTATCTCCTCAAAAAACCCCTAGTATGAATGAGCCTACCAGGGGAGTTAGTTATCAGGGTGCGTCTACCAATTTATTGTTCTAAATTAAAATGCAATCTTCCGGAGAAATTTTGATAAAGGGAGATTGTTGTTTTTTCAATAATAAAAAACCCTAGTAGGTATGAGCCTACCAGGGGAGTTAGTTATCAGGGTGCATCTACCATTTAATTGTTCTAGAAGACATTGCGATGCTCCGGATAAATTTTTGACATGATCGCTTGTTGAAAAATAAAAACCCCGGTAAGTGTTAGCCTACCAGGGGAGTTAGTTATCAGGGTGCATCTACCATTTAATTCTTCTTGT contains:
- a CDS encoding S8 family peptidase, which codes for MRRLILFCLFLIGLGAAVFGFLNFQGLAAKGEFKTILLDFREDIPKEVVEKDLQAMAQQYQVTPQLDNKFSAKDNVYIIEGDRQRLKELQKSKFKSATEFIEPNYIYKIPQPGKAAFLGEFLQPNEDEENVSPSLTGPNDQYYSKQWNLHNIGIEGAWSQTKGSGITVAVIDTGITRVRDLYETKFVKGYDFVNDREEAKDDNGHGTHVAGTIAQATNNKYGVAGIAYEANLMPLKVLNDYGGGTVADIAEAIKFAADKGADVINMSLGGGGESQLMKQAIDYAHNKGVVIVAAAGNENANGASYPARYPHVIGVSAYGPDSEKAPYSNFGAGVDISAPGGSDAGKILQETINEQGEGVFLGFQGTSMAAPHVAGVAALIRAKGITDPDEVLKVLKQSSRVIQEDGLNYYGAGLLNAEAAVKLATEGQISFSDFFRWLRDNGYLNPGFWIDGGAVALLPKILMVLGSYLLAWFLRVYFPFTWSWSLSSGLIAGSSGLFFLKGIYIFDLPQWPFRLLGSSIPELGNSLQGTGDLNPLFASVLIPIVLVALLLGHPSGKWFAIGSTLGVAACLTVSAISDPAVWGLGSSYLARVFLIANALLCYGLARLALKNERQVA
- a CDS encoding thioredoxin family protein codes for the protein MNLAVIKFSSEECGICHKMSFYDQKVVEELGLQFIDVKMQDTATYRKYRKILLTQYPDKSEMGWPTYILCDSPEGEFQIIGEVKGGHPKGEFRSRLQEVLASAANQN